The DNA sequence GGATATCAACTCGTGTAGTTTCCAGGTTTACGTCGCCGAAATTGTGCGCAACCAGAATGAAATCGAGCGTTTCAGGGTCGATCTTAGCTGACTCGCATGCTTCTTTAATTGCCATGGTTGCCATGTCAGAATTGTGCAGTTCGTCGCTAATCCAACGGCGTTCGCTGATGTTGGTTATTTCTTTAAATTTCCGGATAATCTCATCATTGTCCTTGTCAAACGGCGCTTTCGTACTTGGATCAAAAAAAGTATAATTATTGAAATATTCGTTTCCAATTGTACGAGTTGGAATATAACTGCCTGTTCCAACAATTCTAGTATATACCTGTTTTGTCATAATTCTTTATTCAGTGGCCCTTGGGGCCTTGATAATTATATTGCTTTAAGTTAAACTCATTCCCATCAAAAACTCCGTACGAAAAATGGTTAATCCAGTCGCCCAAATTGATGTACCGGCTGTTTTCACCAATCGGATGGTCAACCAATACATGACGGTGTCCGAAGATAAAATAATCAAACTTCTCATTCCGGAGAATTGACTCTGCAAAAATAAACATTCCTTCGTTGGTTGTACCTTTAAATCCTTCGCCGCTTATTCCTTTTGATATTCTGGAGCGTTTTGACCAATTGTGTCCAAACGAAAGCGAAAGATTTGGGTGAATACGGGCAAACATCCATTGGAGAATCTTGCTTGTAAATAGCTTTTTCAGAAACAGATAACCTTTGTCGGTATGGTCAAGCCCGTCACCGTGTGCAAGGAAGAATTTTTTTCCGTTAAGTTCTGTCTTAAACTCATTTCGGTGCAATGTCATTCCTAACTCGTTAGGTAGGTAATCAAACACCCAGACATCGTGGTTTCCTGTAAAAAAATGAACTTCAATTCCTGAATCAGCAATCTCAGCAATTTTCCCCAAAGTGCGCGTAAACCCGCGGGGAACAACTGTTTTGTATTCGAACCAAAAATCGAAAATGTCGCCCATCAGGAACAAATGAGAGGCATCTGTCTTAATCTCGTTCAGCCAATCTACAAAAGCCAGTTCCCGCTCTTTATTATTCTTCAGAGCTGGCGCTCCCAGATGGACATCGGATACAAAATATACTTTCTTATTTGGGTTTTTCAAAACATTTTGAAATTGGTTCGAAAAATGAAATGCAAATATACTTGTAAAATTGGAAGAGGCAACATATTTGACTTGGCAGACCGGTTTCAAACCCGATTTGCTTCACGAAAAGTTTATCGGGTCAGTTCTCTGATTGCCTGATCAAGTGCAGGTCCCTGTACATTTTTGGCAACAACCCGCTTGTCTTTATCCAGAATGTAGTTTGAAGGAATAACCTGGATGTTGTATAGATTCGCAGCGATAACACTTCCTTTCATATCGCCAACATTGATCCAATCGAGCCTGTCTTGTTCAATCGCATTTAACCAGGCTGCCCGGTCGGTGTCCACGCTAACCTGATATATTTCGAGTCCTTTCGACTTGTATTTGCTGTACAAATCAACCAATGCCTCATTTTGAATTCGCGAATCACGGTTTTTTGCCGACCAGAATTGAATGAGAATTACTTTGTTTGGTAAAGATGCAAGAGAAACTTCACGACCATTGGCATTTGGAAGTGTGATGTCGGGTGAATTAACGCCGTTTTGAGCAATGAACTGTTGCAACTTATTATTTTTTTCCTGTTGCATTAGCCGTTGGGTATTCGCGTACAAAGCTTTTACATGTTCAGATTTTGGAAAAAATGAATTTAATGCCGAAGCTGCCACCTTCAACGACTGCAAATCCTGAACAACATAGTTCGAATCATCGAATTTCTGATACAAAGCCAATACACAGGCCAACGAAAACGGATGTTTCTGAATAAAGTTGGTTGAATATCTAATCTGGCTTTGCTTAATGTCTGCCATTTCCTGATCCCACTTTATGCGCTGAACACTGTAATCATCGTGCAAGCGGAAAGCATTTACATTGTTTCGTATCGAATCCAGTTTATGCTTGTTTTTTGCCAGCATATTGTTAAGTTCCTGAACCAGAAGTGAACCTGGCGAACCTTGCACGACATAGTCGCGTGAGAAATTGGCAGCATCGCCAAAAACGGATATCTTTTCGGTCGTATCAACCAACAGCGTAACGAAATTATTCCGATTTAAGCTGAGGAGGTAGAAGTTAGGGTAATCGATTTTACCTTTGAATTTAAACGATCCATCCTTACCCAATTCGACTGAATCGACCGGTATACTTGAAGATACCTTTAATTCTTCCAGATATAAATATTTTCCTTGTGCGTTGGTTATTTTTCCATCGATAACGAATCCGTTCTGCTTTTTACAACCAATTGCCAGGACTGTAATTGCGAATGCAATTGAAAATATTTTCTTCACAGTAGTTTTTTATTAGTCAATAACGGGCATAAAAATAATAATTTCGTGTTCATAATGTGCCCGGCAAGTTAAATTTTGAAACATACCTTTCGTTTTGATTGGTTTTTTTTTTTATTTGTGCCAGATGAAACGAGTTTTAAGAATTACGTTGCAGTAAGCGCAATACTTGGTGCCCGAGTTCCACCTGACAATTAAAAACAAATTATTATCAGATGAAACGGTCCTGATAATAACCTCAATTCACTGGAGTTGGATTGTTTTTCATGGGAGTTTCAGGTCGTTAAAATTCTAATATTTAAGAAATAAGGGGTTTGCGAAAATTGAAGGGTGATAATTAAAGAAATAAACACATGAAATGAGCATGATTCACGGAAATACCAACCGGAATGAATATTTTCCAATCATGCGAATTCCATTCGGCAATTAAAAACAAATTATATACGAATGAAATTTCTAATTTTGAAGCCGAATACTAATTTTTGAAAAGGTGAAGATACACAGAGATCTGAATGACTTTTATGCTCATAATCCGGTTCTGACCGTTGGTACATTCGATGGAGTACATTTGGGGCATCGTAAAATTATCGCCCGGCTGCATGATTTAGCAAAAGCGATAAACGGAGAATCTGTCATTTTTACTTTTGATCCGCATCCGCGCAAAATTGTTGCTCCTGCTGAGTCTAACCTGCGTTTGCTGACCACCTTAGATGAGAAAATTGAGTTGTTTGAACAGTCCGGAATCGATCATTTGATTGTATATCCATTTACACCTGAATTTGCCCAATTATCATACGAACAGTTTGTTGAGCAGATATTGGTTGGCCAGATTCACACCAAATCGCTGGTGGTTGGTTACGATCATAAATTTGGACGAGGCAGACAAGGCGACTTTGAATTTCTGAAAGGATGTGCTGACCGACATGAATTTCAGATTGAAAAGCTGGATGTTTTGCTCGTGAATGAATCCAACGTCAGTTCAACCAAAATACGGGAAGCCATTCAGATTGGCGATTTTGAAACGGCCAATGTTTTTTTGGGTTATTCATTTGTACTTCATGGTACAGTGGTTGAAGGGCAAAAACTTGGACGTCAGATCCAGTTCCCAACTGCAAATATTGAAGCTTCTGATCCTGATAAAATAATTCCAGGCTATGGAGTTTATGCTGTTCAGGCCAAAGTTCAGAATAAAACCTACCGAGGAATGTTGAATATTGGTAGCCGTCCCACCGTTAATCGCAATGCCGATCATCGTAGCATTGAAGTTCATTTGTTCGATTTTGATTCGGATATTTACGGCGAACACCTTGAGCTTATTTTCTTCCGGAAACTTCGCGAGGAACAGAAATTCGAATCGCTCGATGCTCTGAAAGAGCAACTTGCTAAAGATAAAGCTAATACTATTTCGTTCTTTCAGGCTATTCAAAAATAGAAATCAGGTAAACTATTCATGTTATATACTGTTTCATGATCAATATTTGCTTATTGCATCTATTGATTTGATTATCTTTGCAATCAAAATTTAATTTTCAGAAATGACAACAAAAACATTGGAGCAATTGGCTTATAAAGTGGCCGATATATCGCTCGCCGAATTCGGTAGAAAAGAGATTGAAATCGCGGAAAAAGAAATGCCAGGCCTCATGGCAACCCGAAAAAAATATGGGAATGTCAAACCGTTGCAGGGTGCCCGCATCATGGGTTCACTTCATATGACCATTCAAACAGCAGTCTTAATTGAAACTCTGGTTGAACTTGGTGCTGACGTGCGTTGGGCAAGCTGTAATATATTCAGTACTCAGGATCATGCTGCTGCTGCCATTGCTGCTGCGGGAATCCCGGTTTTTGCATGGAAGGGCGAAAGTCTTGCCGAATACTGGTGGTGCACAGAGCGTGCTCTTGATTTTGGAAATGGGCAGGGCCCAACCCTGATCGTTGATGATGGTGGCGACGCTACAGTAATGATTCATCGAGGTTACGAAGCAGAGAAGAATCCATCGATTCTGGATGTTCCGGTTGATGCCGAAGACGAGCGTGAATTGAACAATGCGCTGAAAGAAGTTTTGGCTTTCGATCCACAACGCTGGACACGCCAGGTGCCATTTATGAAAGGTGTTTCAGAAGAAACCACTACCGGCGTGCACCGTTTGTATCAAATGATGAGTGAAGGAAAACTTCTTTTCCCGGCTTTTAATGTGAACGATTCGGTAACAAAATCAAAATTCGATAATCTTTACGGATGTCGTGAATCGCTGGCCGATGGGATAAAACGTGCCACTGATGTAATGATAGCCGGGAAAGTTGTTGTAGTGGCTGGTTATGGCGATGTAGGTAAAGGTTGTTCTCATTCGATGCGCAGTTATGGCGCACGGGTAATTGTAACTGAAATTGACCCAATTTGTGCCCTTCAGGCAGCCATGGAAGGTTTTGAAGTAAAAACCATGGAAGATGCTGTTTCGGAAGGAAATATTTTTGTGACGACTACCGGAAACAAAGACATTATCACGGGTGAGCATCTGGCCGCCATGAAAGATCAGGCAATTGTTTGCAACATCGGTCATTTCGATAACGAAATTCAGGTTGCCCGTCTGGAAGCATGGCCCGGAATTCGCAAAACGAACATCAAACCTCAGGTTGATAAATATACCTATGCTGATGGTCACTCCATTTTCCTTCTTGCTGAAGGTCGTTTAGTAAATCTGGGTTGTGCAACAGGTCATCCATCGTTTGTGATGTCGAATTCGTTTACAAACCAGACTTTGGCGCAAATCGAACTTTGGCAGAAAAATTACGATGTAAACGTGTATCGTTTACCTAAATACCTCGACGAAGAAGTAGCCCGCCTGCATTTGGAACAATTGGGTGTGAAACTCACTGTTTTGAGTCCTGATCAGGCTGAATATCTTGGCGTTTCTGTTGATGGACCGTACAAGCCAGAGCATTACAGGTACTAAGAAGTTTGAAGACGGGAGACCGGAGTCTGAAGTGGCTGATCCGATGACTTGAAGTTCATTGGATCAGCTTTTTTTACCAAAACCGACCCGGATATTATTCCATCACAATCGAAATCGTGCCATGAGTTTTAACCAGTATTCGCAAATGTTGGAAGAAATGCTCATCATGGAGTATTTCAGAAATGAATATAAAGAATTTCCCAAAGGGAAATTGATGAAGTCAGAATCTCCGGATTTTATTCTGAGTGTTTCACCCAAAAATGATATCGGTATTGAACTGACAAAACTCCATGGTCCAACGGTGAATAAGTACAAGACGCACTATCCGTGCAAGATAGTTGGATATAATGCTCCGGATTTTAATCGCGAGAATCTTGATTTTACGATCAATGCCAAGAATGAGAAGTTGGCATACTACCAGAAGAAAAGGCTTAGCCAAATTTGGTTACTGATAACTGCTGATCTGGAAGAAAGTCCTGTAAATTATAACTTGGGTAACAAACTTGAAAACTGGAGTTTCTTTTCAGGTTTTCAGAAAGTGTTTTTGTTTGAACTGAAGACTCGGAAAGTGTTTGAGTTGAATGTTTCTGACTAATTGCGGATGATGATTCGACCTCCGATAAATGAAGTACGATACTGTCTAAGCGGCTCAACTGCTGGTCCTTTTATTGGGCTTCCATTGCCCGAAAACAAAATAAACTGAGATTTGCATGTGGGGCATGTTGCAATTCCGCTAGCATCGGCAACGACTCTGGTTGTTGATGATACCTCGTGGGTGCATGCGGCGTCGTATGCTAAATAAGGATTGGAGCTATCGTTCAGGTCGCGAAAAACAATGATGCCACCATAGCCTTTGTCCGCAAAATAATAGAATCCTCCCGGGATATTGAGCTCAATCATATTGGCTATCGGGAAATTCATATCAACATAGACAGAAGGAATGACTGAAGTGTACTCATCCTTGCATGCATTGGTCGAGGCAAGAAGAAAGAAGATAACTAACAGTGGCGAATAGATCTTTCGGGAAAGGTGAAACATTTTTTATATCTTTAGT is a window from the Aquipluma nitroreducens genome containing:
- a CDS encoding UDP-2,3-diacylglucosamine diphosphatase, which produces MKNPNKKVYFVSDVHLGAPALKNNKERELAFVDWLNEIKTDASHLFLMGDIFDFWFEYKTVVPRGFTRTLGKIAEIADSGIEVHFFTGNHDVWVFDYLPNELGMTLHRNEFKTELNGKKFFLAHGDGLDHTDKGYLFLKKLFTSKILQWMFARIHPNLSLSFGHNWSKRSRISKGISGEGFKGTTNEGMFIFAESILRNEKFDYFIFGHRHVLVDHPIGENSRYINLGDWINHFSYGVFDGNEFNLKQYNYQGPKGH
- a CDS encoding TlpA disulfide reductase family protein; the protein is MKKIFSIAFAITVLAIGCKKQNGFVIDGKITNAQGKYLYLEELKVSSSIPVDSVELGKDGSFKFKGKIDYPNFYLLSLNRNNFVTLLVDTTEKISVFGDAANFSRDYVVQGSPGSLLVQELNNMLAKNKHKLDSIRNNVNAFRLHDDYSVQRIKWDQEMADIKQSQIRYSTNFIQKHPFSLACVLALYQKFDDSNYVVQDLQSLKVAASALNSFFPKSEHVKALYANTQRLMQQEKNNKLQQFIAQNGVNSPDITLPNANGREVSLASLPNKVILIQFWSAKNRDSRIQNEALVDLYSKYKSKGLEIYQVSVDTDRAAWLNAIEQDRLDWINVGDMKGSVIAANLYNIQVIPSNYILDKDKRVVAKNVQGPALDQAIRELTR
- a CDS encoding bifunctional riboflavin kinase/FAD synthetase, coding for MKIHRDLNDFYAHNPVLTVGTFDGVHLGHRKIIARLHDLAKAINGESVIFTFDPHPRKIVAPAESNLRLLTTLDEKIELFEQSGIDHLIVYPFTPEFAQLSYEQFVEQILVGQIHTKSLVVGYDHKFGRGRQGDFEFLKGCADRHEFQIEKLDVLLVNESNVSSTKIREAIQIGDFETANVFLGYSFVLHGTVVEGQKLGRQIQFPTANIEASDPDKIIPGYGVYAVQAKVQNKTYRGMLNIGSRPTVNRNADHRSIEVHLFDFDSDIYGEHLELIFFRKLREEQKFESLDALKEQLAKDKANTISFFQAIQK
- the ahcY gene encoding adenosylhomocysteinase — its product is MTTKTLEQLAYKVADISLAEFGRKEIEIAEKEMPGLMATRKKYGNVKPLQGARIMGSLHMTIQTAVLIETLVELGADVRWASCNIFSTQDHAAAAIAAAGIPVFAWKGESLAEYWWCTERALDFGNGQGPTLIVDDGGDATVMIHRGYEAEKNPSILDVPVDAEDERELNNALKEVLAFDPQRWTRQVPFMKGVSEETTTGVHRLYQMMSEGKLLFPAFNVNDSVTKSKFDNLYGCRESLADGIKRATDVMIAGKVVVVAGYGDVGKGCSHSMRSYGARVIVTEIDPICALQAAMEGFEVKTMEDAVSEGNIFVTTTGNKDIITGEHLAAMKDQAIVCNIGHFDNEIQVARLEAWPGIRKTNIKPQVDKYTYADGHSIFLLAEGRLVNLGCATGHPSFVMSNSFTNQTLAQIELWQKNYDVNVYRLPKYLDEEVARLHLEQLGVKLTVLSPDQAEYLGVSVDGPYKPEHYRY
- a CDS encoding Rieske (2Fe-2S) protein — its product is MFHLSRKIYSPLLVIFFLLASTNACKDEYTSVIPSVYVDMNFPIANMIELNIPGGFYYFADKGYGGIIVFRDLNDSSNPYLAYDAACTHEVSSTTRVVADASGIATCPTCKSQFILFSGNGSPIKGPAVEPLRQYRTSFIGGRIIIRN